TTAATCAAAGTTAGTCATTTAGTACAATTTTGTGACTATAAATTTGTTTTAAATGTACGTTTTTGGAACAATTTTTTGTCTCTAAGAAGTGTATGTTTGGCTCCCCTGAGGGGGACTGAACCTGTAGAAACAAGTAGAATAAATTATAACACCTATGGTGTATGTTATTGATAATATAGGAAACGTTTTGGACAATCGGATACAGAGTTGGACTTTACATGTCCCTCTCTCTCCGTATTTTAAGCTCAAAATGTTCATTTTTATTATTGCCACTTTTTAGATATGGACTCCCCCTAAAGTAGGTTTTTTTATATATTTTTTCTTTTTTTTTGAGGCCTTTGGGCCTCATTATTCAAATATCAATATATTTAAAATAAAAATATCTCAATTGAATAATTAAAAATATTAAAGAAATCTTGATAAGTTTGAATTTTATAGTTAAAAGTAATGCTCTTTAAACTGGAGGTATCGATGGTTGAAATATTAGCGAAAGAATTTAATAAGCAATCAAAACATGTGGAAAATCTATTAAAGCTTCATCTTGACGGAAATACAGTCCCTTTTATTGCAAGGTATAGGAAAGAATTGACGGGAAGTATGGATGAAAATGAGATAAGGGATATTTTGGAAAGGTATGAATATTTAGAAAATCTTAAAAAACGTAAAGAAGAGGTTATTAGGTTAATTGATGAAAAAGGCAAACTTACTGATGAGCTGAGAGTAAATATTTTAGAAGCTGAAACTCTCAAAGAGGTTGAAGATTATTATGCTCCTTATAAATCTAAAAGAAAAACAAAAGCTGATATTGCAAAAGAGTTTGGCCTTGCCCCTTTGTCAGACTTTATTAAAGTTACTGCTGAAGAATCAAAAATATTTGAGGAAGCAAAAAAGTTTGTAACTGAGGGTGTGGTCAGCCCTGAAATTGCTATTGAGATGGCACAAGATATAATTATCGAAGAGATAGGTCATCATATTGATATAAAAAACAGAATTAGAGAGATATTCAAAGATGAGGGGGTCATCGTTTCAGCAAAGTCTAAAGATGTGACAGGACGAACAGTATATGAAGACTACTATGAATATGAAGAAAAAGTTAAAAATATCCCTTCCCATAGAATTTTAGCAATTTTCAGAGGGGAAAGACAAAAAATATTAAGGGTTAAGATAAATATTGATGAAGGGAAAGGTATAAACTCAATAAAAAATATTTTACACAAAGATATTGTTTTTAATGTCTATATAGAGGCTTCAATACAAAAGGCACTGAAAAGAATGCTTTTACCATCCATAGAGCTTGAAGTTAGAAGTGAATTGAAGGAATTTGCAGAAGAGAAGGCTATTAAAGTATTTGAAGAAAACTTGAAAAACATTCTTCTAACCCCACCGGTTAAAAATAAAAGGATTTTAGGGGTTGATCCCGCTTTTAGGACAGGGTGTAAATATGCAGCAATAGACGAAACAGGGAAATTGTTAAATTATGGGGTAATATATCCCGTAGAGCCTCAGAAAGATATTGATGGAAGTGAGAAAACACTTACCGAAATAATTAGAAAATATAACATTAATGCCATTGCTATCGGAAATGGTACTGCCAGCAGAGAGGTTGAAGAATTTGTGGCAAATATGATTGAAAAACACAGTCTTGGCGTGGAATACACTATTGTAAGTGAAGCAGGGGCAAGTGTGTATTCTGCAAGTAAAATTGCCAATGAAGAATTTCCGGAGTTGGACTTAACAATCAGAGGGGCAATATCAATCGCAAGAAGAGTGCTTGATCCACTTTCCGAATTGGTCAAAATAGAACCAAAATCTATTGGTGTCGGGATGTATCAGCATGATGTAAACCAGAATAGATTAAACGAAAAATTAGTAAATGTAATAGAAGATGTTGTAAATAAAGTTGGTGTTGATTTAAATACAGCAGGTTATTCCATTTTGAGCTATATCTCAGGCCTTAATTTATCTCTGGCAAAAAAGATTGTTAAGTTTAGGGATGAAAAAGGTAAATTTAAAAATCGAAAAGAGTTGCTAAATGTTGCAGGTATTGGTGAAAATATTTATAGGCAATGTGCGGGATTTCTTAAAATATATGATGGAGATGAGTTGCTGGATAAAATGTTTATACATCCGGAAAGTTATGATGCTACTTATAAGCTTTTTGATTACTTATCGTTGAAGCCTGAAAATCATAAGATGGTTAAGCTTGCCTTAAAGGGTAAAAATATTGCAGAAATCGCACAAAGAATAAATATTGGGCTTGAAACTTTGTCAGATATAATAGAAAATTTGGAGAAGCCTGAAATAGATATAAGGTGTAATGTCGCTCCTGTTATATTTAAGAAGGGTGTAGTTGATATAAATGATTTAGATGAAGGGATGATTTTACAAGGCAAAGTTAGTAATGTAGTAGATTTTGGGGCATTTATAGATTTGGGGCTTAAAAATGACGGGCTTGTTCATATATCAGAAATGGCTGATAGGTTTATCAAACACCCGAGTGAAGTAGTCGAGTTAGGTGACATAGTAAATGTTAAGATAATTAAAATTGATAAAGAAAGGGGTAGGGTAAGTTTATCACTTAAATTATGATGAAAATACTGGTTTTTAATCCATCTTTTATTGGGGATAGTATATTAACAACCCCTCTTTTAAAATATTTGAAGCATAAAATACCGGAGAGCAAAGTTTATTTTTGTGTTAGACCTGAAAGTGCACCATTGTTCAGAAATTTAGACTTTATTGATGAAGTTGTCGTTTATGATAAAAGAAAAGAAGATAAAGGGTTAATAGGTATTGTAAAATTTGCTAAAAAAATGAACGATATTGGCTTTGATATTGTAATTTCTATTCATAAGTCATTTAGAAGCAGTTTGCTTATTAAGATGCTTAAGGCAAATATTAAAGTTGGATTTAACGAAGCGTCGTTGCCATTTGTTTATACTCATAAGGTACATAGGGATATGAGTTTGCATGAGGTGGAAAGGAATTTAATGCTGGGAAGTAAGCTGATAGATGACTTTAATCTTGAAGAAGTAAAATCTATTGCAGGCAAACCTGAAATCTCAAGTGATGATACTTTTTTTTGTAAATTACGTAAATATTTGAATATAGTAGCTAATGGAAAAAAGATAGTGGTGCTTGCTCCCACAAGTAATTGGAAGACAAAGATGTGGCCGGCAGAAAAGTATGCTTTTCTTGTCAATAAGCTTTATGAGAAAGGGGTCTATTCCCTTGTATTGGCGGCAAAAAGTGAAGAAGATGATTTCCTTAGATTTAAAAAAAATGTGAAAGTTCCATTTTTTAATTTTGCTTTAAAAACTTCAATTGCTGAGTTATCGTCTGCTATCAAGTCTTCAGACCTATTGGTTTGTAATGACAGTGCCCCCCTTCATATGGGGGTGGCGCATAAAAGAAAAATTTTATGTTTTTTTGGCCCAACAGTCCCTGCGTTTGGATTTTATCCATATACGGATGATGCTGAAATTATCGAAGTAAAAAATTTGTATTGCAGGCCTTGCCATATTCATGGGAAAAACCGTTGTCCTGAAAAGCATTTCAAATGTATGAATGATATTGATGAAAATGTTGTATTGGGAAAAATACTTGCTAAATTGGGGATAAATGAAACTACTAATTGTTAGATACAGTGCTTTTGGTGACGTAATTTTGACCACCGGAGTAATCAATTTTATAAAAAGTACCGGGCTTTTCAAGCAGATAGACATTTTGACAGATAAGGGTTTCAGCTTCATTTTTGAAAATGATGTCAATGTTAATAAAGTCCTACAATATGATAAAAGTCTAACCTTTTGGCAATATCTCGGTTTCTTACAAAATGAGGTAAATGATTACGATTATATCCTTGATTTACAAGGAAAATTTAGGACATTACTATTAAGATTTTTTAGTAATTCAAATAGCATAGGATATGATAAAAAGACATGGCAAAGAAGGTTGTTTACCAAGTTTAGAATACTTGAGAAAAGTCTTGAAGAGCATGTAACTGAAAGATATATCAAAAAATTTATTAAAACATTTTCATTAGAAGAACCTGATATTGAGGCATTACGTCCTGTTATTAATATCAAAGATGTAAAAGAGGATAATAGTATTGTAGTGCACCCTTTTGCCAGTAAAAATACGAAGATTTGGCCATATTTTGATAAACTGGTTGAAAAGCTTGTTATTGCTGGTTTTAGTGTAAAGGTAATAGGGCAAGGTGTTAGGGATGTTTTTAATAAGAAAGGTGTTATCAATCTTGTCAATAAAACAGACCTTAAGGAAATGCTTGAGGAGATAAAAAAATCAAAATTTTTGATAACAACTGATTCAGGCCCTTTACATGCTGGTGTAGCACTTGGGGTAAAGACTTTGGGAATATTTGGCTCAACAACGCGACATTTTGGTTTTTATCCTGAGTTTAAAAATAGTTATATTATTGAAAATAATGATGTAATTTGCAGGCCATGTCATGTTCATGGACTTAAAAGTTGTCCTAAGGATCATTTTGACTGCTTAAAAAGTATTTCTGTTGAGCAGGTTTTTGATAAAGTTATGGATATTTTAAAATGATATTTTTTGCCATAAAAAAGATATTGTCATTTTTATTGCTACCGCCTGGGCTTTTTGTAGTCTTACTTTTAGTGGTAGGGGTATATTTATTATTGAGAAAGAATAAGCCTGTAGGCGTGTTATTATTAATTTTATCAACATTAATCTATCTTTTGAGTATTGAGCCTGTAAAAGATAGGTTATTGCTCCCACTTGAAGATATGCATCCGGTTTTTACAAGTAGTGATAATATCTCTAAATCTTTGATTGTAGTGCTTGGGGGTGGCGTTTATGATAAAAGCCCGGATAATGATTTAAAAGCAAGTGTAATGCCTGACCCACTGAAAAGGTTAATTTATGCATATTTCCTTTTTAAAGATAACAATGCAGATATTTTGGTTTCAGGCGGACGAGTTTTTAAATCGAGTGAAATTCAAAGTGAAGCTGAAGCTATGCGGGATGTGCTACTGAGGTTAGGTGTTGACAGGGATAGAATAATTTTGGATACAAATAGTCTTGATACCTATGAAAATATTCTTAATACCAAGAGTATTGTTCTGAATAATGATTATGACAGAGTTATTATTGTAACATCAGCCTACCATATGCCAAGGGCGATGTTTCTTTCTCAAAAAGCAGGTTTGGATGCTATTCCTGCTCCGACTGATTTTAAGACAGACAGGACAGGGTATTCTTTTGACAGTTTTCTGCCTAAAATGGGTTATCTTTATGAATCCTATAAAGCCCTCCACGAATATTTAGGACTTCTTTTTTATAAAATAAAGTATTGAAAGAAAAAGGGGGGGTGGGGCATAAAGCCCCATGGAAGTCAAGAGAGCTTAATAAGAAGGTCTCCAGCCTCTATTTTATCTCCTTCAGAAAGGAGAATTTCTTCTACTTTTCCATCGACACTTGCTGCAATCTTAGTTTCGATTTTCATCGCTTCAGTGATTAATAAAATATCACCTTTTTTTACTTTATCGTTTAATTTAACATTTATTTTTGTTATTTTCCCCGGCATTGTTGCACATATTTGTTTTGGATCTGAAATATCCCCTTTTGTGTTTGATTTTATAATATCTGTCAATGTGTTATCTTTTATAGCTACATTTCTGGGCTGACCGTTTAACTCAAAATAAACCCTTCTTTCCCCTTTGGTATCCGGCTCGCTGATACCAAGGTATTTAATTATAAGTGTCTTACCTTCTTCAATATCTATGGAGATTTCCTCTTCCTTTCTTAGTGGATAGAAAAATGATTTTGAATCCAAAACTATCGGATTGCCAAATTCGTCTGTAAATTTTACAAAATCTTTGAATACTTGAGGATAAAGGGCAAAAGATATCAGCTCTTCATCGGAAAATTCTTTACTAAGCTCTTTTTCCAGAGTTTTTTTAGCGTTTTCGAAGTCGTATGGTTTTAGAAGCTCTCCAGGCCTGCATTTGATAGCTTTTTCATTTTTCAAAACTATTTCTTGCAAATCTGATGGGAAGCCTCCCACAGGCTGACCTAACATCCCTTTAAAAAAGCTTACCACCGAGTCAGGGAATGATAATGTTTCCCCTTTTGTGTATAAGTCGTTTACCGTCAGATCATTTCTGACCAAAAATAGTGCCAAATCACCTACAACTTTTGAGGAAGGTGTTACCTTGATTATATCTCCGAGGGCATTGTTAACCTCTTTGTACATTTTCCTTACCTCTTCCCATCTGTCTAAGAGTCCCATTGCTTCCACCTGCACAATAAGATTTGAATATTGGCCGCCGGGAATTTCATGCTCGTAAACTTCTGCGGTTGCTGACTTTAGACCACTTTCAAATGGGAAATAATATCTTCTGACCCTTTCAAAATAATCAGATATATTTTGAGCCCAATCTTTATCAATGGATGGACGTTTTTCAGTGGATTCAAGAGCGGCCATTATTGAGTTTAAGTTTGGTTGACTGGTTAGTCCACTCATAGAGCTTATTGCTGCGTCAACTATTTCGGCACCTGCCTCTATTGCCATAAGCACGGATGCTTCACCGTTTCCACTGGTATTGTGCGTATGAAAATGTACTGGTAGTCCTGTTTCATCTTTGATTGCTTTGACCAATAATTTGGCTGCATAGGGTTTGCAAAGTCCTGCCATATCTTTTATGCCGATAATATCTGTACCCATTAGGGCAAGCTCTTTTGCAAGACCTGTATAATATTTAAGGCTGTATTTATGTTTCTTAGGATCAGTTATGTCCCCGGTGTAGCATATTGCTGCTTCACATATTTTTTCATTCTTTTTTACCTCTTCAATTGCTACTTTAAGCTGGTCAAGCCAATTAAAGCAGTCAAAAATACGAAAAACATCAATCCCATTTTTAGCGGATAATTCTATAAATTTTTTAACTACATTGTCAGGGTAGTTTGTATAACCTACTGCATTTGAAGCTCTTAAAAGCATTTGGAATAGTATATTCGGAATTCTTTCTCTTAAAAGTCGAAGTCTTTCCCACGGTGATTCTTTTAGAAATCTAAATGCAACATCAAATGTAGCTCCACCCCACATTTCTAATGAAAATAAATTGTTCATGTGATAAGCGTACGCATCAGCAATTTCAATCATGTCTTTTGTCCTAACTCTTGTGGCTAAAAGAGATTGATGAGCATCACGAAATGTAGTGTCGGTAAAAAGGACTTCTTTTGAATTTCTTATATAGTCCAAAACACCTTTTACCCCTTTTCTGTTTAAAATATCTTTTGTGCCTGTAGGTATTTTTTCTCCGAATTTGATAACAGGTGTTTTTATTGGTGGCAATGTGATATCATCAGTAAGCTTTACACCGGAAGGATTGTTAACTATATTGTTAGCCAAAAATTTTAACGTCTTGGTGGCTCTATCTTTCCTCTTTTTAAATTGGTACAATGAGTTGGTTTCATCTACAAATGTTGTATCAACCTCACCTTTCAAAAATTTTTCATGGTTGATTACATTTTCTAAGAAAGGGATGTTTGTTTTTACACCTCTGATTCTAAATTCACTTAATGCTCTTGCCATTTTACGGGCTGAATTTTCAAATTGAGTTGCCCAAGTAGATACCTTTACGAGTAATGAATCGTAATGTTCGGTGATTTTTGCATTTACATAACCATTACCTGCATCAAGTCTGACGCCAAAGCCGGCAGCGATTCTATATGCTTCAATGGTGCCTGTATCAGGCATAAATTTATTTTCAGGGTCTTCTGTTGTCACCCTGCATTGAATAGCATATCCGTGCTTTAAAATAGAATCTTGGGAAGCAATTGATATTTTGTTGCCATCAAGTGTCTCACCTGCTGCAATATGTATTTGTGCCTGAACAAGATCAATACCTGTGATAAGCTCTGTCACAGTGTGCTCTACCTGTATCCTGGGATTGACTTCAAGAAAATAATGTTTCCCTGACTTGTCTACTAAAAATTCTACGGTAGCTGCACTTGAAAGGTTTGACATCTTTCCTATTTTAATTGAATCTTTATAAAGGTTTGTTAAAGTTTTTTCCGGCAGATTAAGAGAAGGGGCTATTTCTATTATTTTTTGATGTCTTCTTTGAATTGAGCAATCTCTTTCATACAGATGAACGATGTTGCCATACCTATCTGCTAACAGCTGTATCTCTATATGCTTCGGTTTATGAATATATTTTTCAAGTAAGATTTCATCTTTACCAAATGCCTTTAAAGATTCCCTTTTTGCAGATTCAAAGTTTTCAATAAGCTCTTTTTCAGAGTTGCATATCCTGATGCCTCTTCCACCACCACCTGCAACGGCTTTTAAAAGTACCGGATATCCAATGTTTGAGGCAATCTGTTTGGCCTCTTCTATATTTCTTACATTTCCAGGTGAGCCTTCGATAACAGGGACTCCACACTCTCTTGCAAGGTCTTTTGATATCTGTTTGTCACCAAAAATTTTAATTGTTTCCGGTCTTGGGCCTACAAATATTATGCCAGCCTTATCGCACGCAGAGGCAAATTCATAAGATTCAGAGAGGAAACCGTAGCCGGGATGTATCGCATCTATATTTTTTCTTTTGGCAATATCAATTATCTCATCTATATTTAAGTATGCCTGCACAGGGTCAAGCCCTTTTCCTACCAAGTATGCTTCATCTGCTTTGTAACGATGCAGTGAATAGATATCTTCATTTGAGTAAATAGCAACTGTTCTAATTCCTAATTCAGTACAGGCTCTAAAAACCCTAATTGCTATTTCTCCCCTGTTTGCACACATGAGCTTTTTTATTCTCATAACATCCCCCAAAGATTTTTACTATATTATAACTCATTATTTTTACGTTTAAAAATTAAACAAAATTAAGTTTAACTAAATACTATTATAGAAAATTATAATTGTCAAGATTCTTTGTATTTGTTGATATATAAAATCTTTGAATATAACAATTGACTATAGTTTAATATGTGTATTTTTATTTTTTATATAGTTTTGCTTTTTTAAAAAGAAGTATTGTTATGTGAGACAATAGTATAGAAAAAATCTATAATAAAGCTATTTAAAAAATAAGGCGCAAGATATTATCTTGCGCCAAGGAAGAGTATTTTAAACAAATAATACTATTTAGAAGTAAGTTGCCTGATTATGTTTTCAGATATTTGTCTGAAAGAGTTAGTAACCTCGTTATTAGGATATTCTATTACATACGGTTTACCAGAGTCTCCTTGCATTACAACCATTGGATCAAGTGGAATCTTCCCAAGAAAATTTACCTTTAATTCGTTAGCTGCTTTTTCTCCGCCCCCGGTTTTGAAAATATCTGTTCTTTCGCCACATTTTGGGCATACAAAACCGCTCATATTTTCTACTAT
The Deferrivibrio essentukiensis DNA segment above includes these coding regions:
- a CDS encoding Tex-like N-terminal domain-containing protein, producing the protein MVEILAKEFNKQSKHVENLLKLHLDGNTVPFIARYRKELTGSMDENEIRDILERYEYLENLKKRKEEVIRLIDEKGKLTDELRVNILEAETLKEVEDYYAPYKSKRKTKADIAKEFGLAPLSDFIKVTAEESKIFEEAKKFVTEGVVSPEIAIEMAQDIIIEEIGHHIDIKNRIREIFKDEGVIVSAKSKDVTGRTVYEDYYEYEEKVKNIPSHRILAIFRGERQKILRVKINIDEGKGINSIKNILHKDIVFNVYIEASIQKALKRMLLPSIELEVRSELKEFAEEKAIKVFEENLKNILLTPPVKNKRILGVDPAFRTGCKYAAIDETGKLLNYGVIYPVEPQKDIDGSEKTLTEIIRKYNINAIAIGNGTASREVEEFVANMIEKHSLGVEYTIVSEAGASVYSASKIANEEFPELDLTIRGAISIARRVLDPLSELVKIEPKSIGVGMYQHDVNQNRLNEKLVNVIEDVVNKVGVDLNTAGYSILSYISGLNLSLAKKIVKFRDEKGKFKNRKELLNVAGIGENIYRQCAGFLKIYDGDELLDKMFIHPESYDATYKLFDYLSLKPENHKMVKLALKGKNIAEIAQRINIGLETLSDIIENLEKPEIDIRCNVAPVIFKKGVVDINDLDEGMILQGKVSNVVDFGAFIDLGLKNDGLVHISEMADRFIKHPSEVVELGDIVNVKIIKIDKERGRVSLSLKL
- a CDS encoding glycosyltransferase family 9 protein, with the protein product MKILVFNPSFIGDSILTTPLLKYLKHKIPESKVYFCVRPESAPLFRNLDFIDEVVVYDKRKEDKGLIGIVKFAKKMNDIGFDIVISIHKSFRSSLLIKMLKANIKVGFNEASLPFVYTHKVHRDMSLHEVERNLMLGSKLIDDFNLEEVKSIAGKPEISSDDTFFCKLRKYLNIVANGKKIVVLAPTSNWKTKMWPAEKYAFLVNKLYEKGVYSLVLAAKSEEDDFLRFKKNVKVPFFNFALKTSIAELSSAIKSSDLLVCNDSAPLHMGVAHKRKILCFFGPTVPAFGFYPYTDDAEIIEVKNLYCRPCHIHGKNRCPEKHFKCMNDIDENVVLGKILAKLGINETTNC
- a CDS encoding glycosyltransferase family 9 protein; translation: MKLLIVRYSAFGDVILTTGVINFIKSTGLFKQIDILTDKGFSFIFENDVNVNKVLQYDKSLTFWQYLGFLQNEVNDYDYILDLQGKFRTLLLRFFSNSNSIGYDKKTWQRRLFTKFRILEKSLEEHVTERYIKKFIKTFSLEEPDIEALRPVINIKDVKEDNSIVVHPFASKNTKIWPYFDKLVEKLVIAGFSVKVIGQGVRDVFNKKGVINLVNKTDLKEMLEEIKKSKFLITTDSGPLHAGVALGVKTLGIFGSTTRHFGFYPEFKNSYIIENNDVICRPCHVHGLKSCPKDHFDCLKSISVEQVFDKVMDILK
- a CDS encoding YdcF family protein — translated: MIFFAIKKILSFLLLPPGLFVVLLLVVGVYLLLRKNKPVGVLLLILSTLIYLLSIEPVKDRLLLPLEDMHPVFTSSDNISKSLIVVLGGGVYDKSPDNDLKASVMPDPLKRLIYAYFLFKDNNADILVSGGRVFKSSEIQSEAEAMRDVLLRLGVDRDRIILDTNSLDTYENILNTKSIVLNNDYDRVIIVTSAYHMPRAMFLSQKAGLDAIPAPTDFKTDRTGYSFDSFLPKMGYLYESYKALHEYLGLLFYKIKY
- a CDS encoding pyruvate carboxylase, which produces MRIKKLMCANRGEIAIRVFRACTELGIRTVAIYSNEDIYSLHRYKADEAYLVGKGLDPVQAYLNIDEIIDIAKRKNIDAIHPGYGFLSESYEFASACDKAGIIFVGPRPETIKIFGDKQISKDLARECGVPVIEGSPGNVRNIEEAKQIASNIGYPVLLKAVAGGGGRGIRICNSEKELIENFESAKRESLKAFGKDEILLEKYIHKPKHIEIQLLADRYGNIVHLYERDCSIQRRHQKIIEIAPSLNLPEKTLTNLYKDSIKIGKMSNLSSAATVEFLVDKSGKHYFLEVNPRIQVEHTVTELITGIDLVQAQIHIAAGETLDGNKISIASQDSILKHGYAIQCRVTTEDPENKFMPDTGTIEAYRIAAGFGVRLDAGNGYVNAKITEHYDSLLVKVSTWATQFENSARKMARALSEFRIRGVKTNIPFLENVINHEKFLKGEVDTTFVDETNSLYQFKKRKDRATKTLKFLANNIVNNPSGVKLTDDITLPPIKTPVIKFGEKIPTGTKDILNRKGVKGVLDYIRNSKEVLFTDTTFRDAHQSLLATRVRTKDMIEIADAYAYHMNNLFSLEMWGGATFDVAFRFLKESPWERLRLLRERIPNILFQMLLRASNAVGYTNYPDNVVKKFIELSAKNGIDVFRIFDCFNWLDQLKVAIEEVKKNEKICEAAICYTGDITDPKKHKYSLKYYTGLAKELALMGTDIIGIKDMAGLCKPYAAKLLVKAIKDETGLPVHFHTHNTSGNGEASVLMAIEAGAEIVDAAISSMSGLTSQPNLNSIMAALESTEKRPSIDKDWAQNISDYFERVRRYYFPFESGLKSATAEVYEHEIPGGQYSNLIVQVEAMGLLDRWEEVRKMYKEVNNALGDIIKVTPSSKVVGDLALFLVRNDLTVNDLYTKGETLSFPDSVVSFFKGMLGQPVGGFPSDLQEIVLKNEKAIKCRPGELLKPYDFENAKKTLEKELSKEFSDEELISFALYPQVFKDFVKFTDEFGNPIVLDSKSFFYPLRKEEEISIDIEEGKTLIIKYLGISEPDTKGERRVYFELNGQPRNVAIKDNTLTDIIKSNTKGDISDPKQICATMPGKITKINVKLNDKVKKGDILLITEAMKIETKIAASVDGKVEEILLSEGDKIEAGDLLIKLS